The Nocardia vinacea genome contains the following window.
ACGTGCGATCCACTGGCCTACCGAGATGGAGTCGGTTGGTGAGGTGGTCATCGGTTGCGCCCCCGCTCAATTGCCGCCGCAGCTGTCTCCGCCCGAATGTGTGAGCGTTCAATGCATTCGAACATGTCGATGTCGCTCGGACATGAGTAGAAGTACTGCCTCGGGCTGCGGTGAATCACCCGGTTGAGGTTTCGGGATGTCCCAATTCTGCTATGGCGCAGTCGAATACCTCGTTCAGCGCATCGCGTAGCAGGTCGACGTAATTATCGATGTCCGGTAATGCGGCGGTATCGGCGTGGATCGAGACGGTGACGGTGTCGCCGAGGCCGTGTACGCCGTGGGTCAGGTGCATGACCGAGCCGATTGCGGGGAAGCCGCCGGTGAAGCGGACCGGTGCGCCGCCGAAGGTCAGGTCGGCGGGGCCGCGGTGGACGCTGGAGACCACGGTGTGTCCGGCGATGGAGTGGGGGACGGTGTCGAGCGGGTAGCGCTCGATGTCGCGGCGTAGTAGTGGGGCGGGGGTGACGGCGGTGACGCGGTCCTGTGCGGTGAGCAATGGATGCTGGGCGCGGGTTCGGCGATCGGCTAGGGCTGCGGCGATCCTGTTCGCGCGGGCCAGTAGGTCCGGTTCGTCGATGAACAGGTCGACACCGAGGCTGCGATAGTTATTGCGAGCCGCTATCCGACTGTCGGACAAGGCCATCGGCACTTGCGCGCCCAGGCGGTCTGCTCGTTCACCTCGCGCCGTCAGATAGCGATCGAGTGCGATCGACACGGCGGTCAGCGCGACCACGGTCACGGTGCAGCCCGGGATGCGCAGCCGTTCGGCATCGCAGACGATCATCCGCACCTGATGGGCGTGTCTATCTGTCGAATCGCTCCGGTTCACCAGACTCGGTGTGAACGCGGGCCCCGGCCCGGGAAGCCTTCCCGCAGTGGTCAATTCGGCCAACTCCTGCTGTGCCCGGAATGCCTGATAGCCACGAATCGCCGTGCGCGCGAACTGAATCGGCATCCGGAGCAGCGCCAGCGCCGAATTCACGTGTATGGGATTCACCGGCGCCGCTTCGACTGCTGCTATACCGAGGCGTCGACCGAAGCCGGCGGACCTTCCACCCAGAGCCCGAGCAACCGACGCGGCACCGATAACCGAGGTAACCAGCGCGGACTCGGCAACCCGCTCAATCGCAACGCCCCGCTCGGCCCGAGCAACCGGATCCCGCGACGCGGCAACCGGCGCGGCACTGGCAACCTGCCCGGCCCCGGCAACCCGCTCGACTGCAACGCCCCGCTCGGCCCGGGCAGCCGGTAACCTCCCGGCCACCGACGCATCCCGCGCAACCAACTCACCCTCACCAACCTCAGAAAACAACCCCCTGGCGATCTCCGCACCCCGCCGGCCATCTGCCAACGCATGGGACAACTGCAGCACAACCACCATCGCCGGTCCAGCACCCCCCGGCGCACCGACGACCCGCCGAAACACATGCAACCGCCACGGCCGCACCGCGGCGTCCACCCCGGTACCGAGCAGTTTGCCGAGCACCTCACACACACTCGGCCAATCCGGTTCCGGAAGGATATGTTCCACAAATTGCTCGGCACGGAATTCACACCGAACCCATGCCGGATAGTCCAGATCTCCGGGCAGCTCGCGCAGCCGCACCGACAGGTCGGCAATCTCCGTACTGCGGCGCGCGACGAACTCGCGTAGTTGCGCACCGGAACGCCCGGAATCGTCGAAGCAATACAGCATGAAGAGGTCATTTCGGGTACGGCCCGACAGCCAGTACATCGTCGCGTCCTGGGCGGCCACCGTACTCACGACTCGACGATATGACACCGGGTTACCGGCGGTATTGGCCGGCACCGGGAAACTGAATGATCTTGTTCCACATTGCGGTTCAGGGAAACCTATCGATTCCTGGTCGATCCCCTGCTACCGTCTGTAGTAGAAGACATACCACCACTCACCGGAGCGGGGTGTCGGCCATGGCTGTTGACATAGGTCGTAAGGCAGGCGAACAAGCCAACTCCTTCGACGAGCGATATCAGGCCGCGAGATTCGTCAAACGGTCGATCAACAAGGTTTTTCCGACCCACTGGTCGTTCTTACTCGGCGAGATCGCGCTTTACAGCTTCATCATCCTGGTGCTGTCCGGTACCTATCTGACGCTGTACTTCGACCCATCGATGGCCGAGGTCACCTACAACGGCGCCTACCAGCCGCTGCGCGGGGTATCCATGACCCGCGCCTACGAGACGGCGCTGAACCTCTCCTTCGAGGTCCGCGGCGGTTTGTTCGTGCGCCAGGTCCACCATTGGGCCGCACTACTTTTCGCGGCCTCCATCATCGTGCACCTGTTCCGGATCTTCTTCACCGGCGCATTCCGCAAGCCGCGCGAAGCGAACTGGGTGCTCGGCTCGCTGCTGCTGATCCTGGCCATGTTCGAGGGGTACTTCGGCTACTCGCTGCCCGACGACCTGCTCTCGGGCACCGGCCTGCGGGCGGCGTTCTCTTCCATCACGCTCGGCATTCCGGTCATCGGCACCTGGATGCACTGGTTGATGTTCGGCGGCGACTATCCGGGCGACATCATCCTTCCGCGCCTGTTCATCGCGCACGTGCTGCTGTTCCCCGGCATCATGCTCGCGCTGATCGCCGCGCATATCGCGCTGGTCTGGTATCAGAAGCACACCCAGTTCCCGGGTCCGGGCCGCACCGAACGCAATGTGATCGGCACTCGTATCGTGCCGGTGTTCTCGCTGGATCAGGGCGCGTTCTTCGCGTTCACCCTCGGTGTCGTCGCACTTATGGGCGGCCTGCTGCAGATCAACCCGATCTGGGCCTTCGGCCCGTACAGCCCGGCCAAAGTATCGGCGGGCACCCAGCCGGACTTCTACATGATGTGGACAGACGGCATGATGCGCCTGATCCCGCCCTGGGAGCTGTATCCGGGCCGCTATACCGTGCCCGCACCGTTCTGGGGTGCGATGATCATGGGCCTGGTGTTCGCGGTGCTGATCGCCTATCCGTGGATCGAGCGTCGCCTGACCAAGGACACCGCGCACCACAATCTGCTGCAGCGCCCGCGTGACGTGCCGGTGCGCACCGCGATCGGCGCCATGGCGATCACCTTCTACGTGGTACTGACGCTGTCCTGCGTGAACGACATCATCGCTTACAAATTCGACGTCTCACTGAACGCGACGACCTGGGTCGGCCGGATCGGCATTCTGACCCTGCCTGCGCTGGCCTACTTCGCCGCATACCGCATCTGCCTGGGCCTGCAGCGCAGCGACCGCGCGGTGCTGGAGCACGGCATCGAGACCGGCATTATCAGGCGGCTGCCGCACGGCGAGTACATCGAGATCCACCAGCCGCTCGGTCCGGTCGACGAGCATGGTCACCCGATTCCGTTGACCTATCAGGGCGCGACGGTGCCGAAGAAGATGAACAAGCTGGGTTCTGCGGGCAAGCCTGGCACCGGCGGATTCTTCCGACCCGATCCGTGGCAGGAGTCCCGCGGTCATATGGCGGCCGAACACGAGGAAGAGCGCAAGCAGCTCGCCGTGCTACGCGCAGCTCAGGATCAGACCGACGGCCAGCACCACTGAGAATTGGGGCCACTGGGCACCTGCGAAGGCCCCGAGTCCGTGCCGACCCGGGGCCCGTGCTGTTGGTTCGGACGTACCTGTTGTTCAGGCGCGTCTGAACTCCCCCTGTGACATTCCGTTTAGGAACGCGTTCCACTCGCCGGGCGTAAACGCCAACAACGGACCGTAGCCGTTGTCTTTGGTGTCGCGGACCGCCACGTTGCCGTCGACGAGAAATGCGACTTCCACGCAGTTCCCGTCGGGGCCGCTGTATGTGCTCTTACGCCACACAGCGCCCGTCAAGTCAACTTCCACGGCACTAGCTCCTTTGCTGCGTCGAGAACGAGATTATTCTTCTGACATCGTTCTAACTAGCACCGGCATCCGGCGCGGAACGCCGAATCCCGCGGTGCGCCTTGCCAAAGCGCGCGACTTTCACGGTGCGTCGTGATCGCACTGCACTTCGAGGTGAATTCACCTCGCGGGGTCGCCCCCGCGCGGTAAACACTAGCAGGTTCATTGAGAATTTGCCGATCTCTTGCCCATTCAATGCTCGCATTTGCCAATCTTGCGAAGATGGGGAGTTGCGGAGACATTGCCGGAAGATGACATTCATTACTATGTTTGCTGGG
Protein-coding sequences here:
- a CDS encoding WS/DGAT domain-containing protein, which codes for MSTVAAQDATMYWLSGRTRNDLFMLYCFDDSGRSGAQLREFVARRSTEIADLSVRLRELPGDLDYPAWVRCEFRAEQFVEHILPEPDWPSVCEVLGKLLGTGVDAAVRPWRLHVFRRVVGAPGGAGPAMVVVLQLSHALADGRRGAEIARGLFSEVGEGELVARDASVAGRLPAARAERGVAVERVAGAGQVASAAPVAASRDPVARAERGVAIERVAESALVTSVIGAASVARALGGRSAGFGRRLGIAAVEAAPVNPIHVNSALALLRMPIQFARTAIRGYQAFRAQQELAELTTAGRLPGPGPAFTPSLVNRSDSTDRHAHQVRMIVCDAERLRIPGCTVTVVALTAVSIALDRYLTARGERADRLGAQVPMALSDSRIAARNNYRSLGVDLFIDEPDLLARANRIAAALADRRTRAQHPLLTAQDRVTAVTPAPLLRRDIERYPLDTVPHSIAGHTVVSSVHRGPADLTFGGAPVRFTGGFPAIGSVMHLTHGVHGLGDTVTVSIHADTAALPDIDNYVDLLRDALNEVFDCAIAELGHPETSTG
- a CDS encoding cytochrome bc complex cytochrome b subunit, which encodes MAVDIGRKAGEQANSFDERYQAARFVKRSINKVFPTHWSFLLGEIALYSFIILVLSGTYLTLYFDPSMAEVTYNGAYQPLRGVSMTRAYETALNLSFEVRGGLFVRQVHHWAALLFAASIIVHLFRIFFTGAFRKPREANWVLGSLLLILAMFEGYFGYSLPDDLLSGTGLRAAFSSITLGIPVIGTWMHWLMFGGDYPGDIILPRLFIAHVLLFPGIMLALIAAHIALVWYQKHTQFPGPGRTERNVIGTRIVPVFSLDQGAFFAFTLGVVALMGGLLQINPIWAFGPYSPAKVSAGTQPDFYMMWTDGMMRLIPPWELYPGRYTVPAPFWGAMIMGLVFAVLIAYPWIERRLTKDTAHHNLLQRPRDVPVRTAIGAMAITFYVVLTLSCVNDIIAYKFDVSLNATTWVGRIGILTLPALAYFAAYRICLGLQRSDRAVLEHGIETGIIRRLPHGEYIEIHQPLGPVDEHGHPIPLTYQGATVPKKMNKLGSAGKPGTGGFFRPDPWQESRGHMAAEHEEERKQLAVLRAAQDQTDGQHH
- a CDS encoding DUF397 domain-containing protein gives rise to the protein MEVDLTGAVWRKSTYSGPDGNCVEVAFLVDGNVAVRDTKDNGYGPLLAFTPGEWNAFLNGMSQGEFRRA